The Engraulis encrasicolus isolate BLACKSEA-1 chromosome 4, IST_EnEncr_1.0, whole genome shotgun sequence genome includes a window with the following:
- the LOC134447079 gene encoding cAMP-dependent protein kinase type II-beta regulatory subunit: protein MSIEIPEGLTELLQSFTVEVLRNQPRDLLEFALQYFTQLKENETKGAAFDNDQNSASRSGKAVNFIEEAMQIDSENGEETEDDDEEFIAPVINRFTRRASGKS, encoded by the exons ATGAGTATAGAAATCCCCGAAGGACTGACGGAGCTGTTGCAGAGCTTTACCGTGGAAGTACTAAGGAACCAACCGAGGGATTTACTGGAGTTTGCCTTGCAGTATTTCACGCAACTGAAGGAGAACGAAACCAAAGGGGCCGCATTTGACAATGACCAAAATTCGGCCTCGAGATCTGGGAAAGCTGTTAACTTTATCGAAGAAGCCATGCAAATCGATTCAGAAAATGGAGAGGAAACGGAGGATGACGACGAGGAGTTCATAG CGCCAGTAATCAACAGATTTACAAGAAGAGCCTCCGGTAAGTCATAG